The following DNA comes from Picosynechococcus sp. PCC 7003.
GAATATTTTATTAAATACAAATATGTAATTTTTGCATAATTATGAATTTGACCTTATTTAATGAAATCCTGCCTATTAATATTTCACAATTACCAAATCAATATTTTTATAAACTCTGTACAGCAGGAGATGTTGATTTAGATTCTTTAGGTCGTTCTATAAAATATCGCATTCAGAAATACTTTAGAGGTATTTGGGTTTGGAGCACCAATGATCAATTATTAATTTCAGATAAATTAATTGAATATCCTGAACTACAAAAATTCACTCAATATCTATGGACAGATCAAAGTAATCTTACATTTAATCAGCTAGAAGGTATTGAGATAGAGAATATACGATGTTGCACTCCTCAAGGAATTGCTGACTTTTGCTCGCAGGGATTAATTAAGAAATATGATCAACAAATCAAAAAAATTTTAGAGCAAAGTAAAACAGCACGTAGAGACTACCATATTAAACTTATACACAAATTTGGTTCATGGGTAGTAAACAATCAGCCCTGTATATCTTTATCACTTAAACAAGAGATTGATTTTAATGGAACCCTACAAGACTATCTCACAAAATTCCCCAACAGTAACATTATTGGACTCCATGTTTTAGATATAACAAAGCCATTTAATACGGCTCAAGAGGTCATTAAAATACTTGGAATATTAGGGGAGGGTAATCGACGACAACGATTGTTGACTTGGGTTAAAGAACCAACAATGAAAAAACTCGTTGAAGAAGCCCCTGATAGTGAATTAGTAGTCGAAATAGGGAACAAAAAAAAGAGTTATCATTACATTATAAGTGCTTTAAGAATAAGAGTTTTAAACCAAGATTATTTAAGGCTCGGAATATCCGAAAAACTACAAATTGTTTCCGAAGAAAGACTAAAATATATTGAACCACTTTTCCGGATTCTTCAATCCGAAGGTTTTTTGGATAAAGTTTACACATCTCAGAGAAATCCAGAGCTTTTTCGTTCTTGTAGTGAAGAATGGGGTTATAATCCGCTCCTTAAATTTAAAAATAATGCTACTGTTGCTGCCGAATCAGTTCAAAGCACAGTTCAAGTTGTTCAAAAACATGGTGAATTCAGAAAAGCAGATAAATCTGAAATTAGAATTGCTATTCTAAATACACTTAAAAGTGAAAACTCTACAAAGCTTATCGAGATATTTAGAAATAATTTCAAAAGATCCTTTAATCAAAATCTAGAAGGCATTGGCAATCAACTAAAGTATAAATTAAAATTAGTAGGCCAGCCTATTGCCCTTGATTTGTCAAAAAACTCTCTCTCTTTATTAGACTCTAAAATAGGAGAGTTGTCGAAGAAGAAACCGGATATTGTTATCTGTGTTATTCCGAATTTCTTGTCTAAAGGTGAAGATGGAAGGACTCTTTATGATGATCTAAAACAAACTTTTCTAAAGTACAATCTACAATCCCAAATGTTACAAGAGAAAACATTGACAACTTCTTTTGCGACTAAGAACATTGTTTTAGGAGTCTTGGCAAAAATAGGAAGTGTTCCTTACATATTACAAGAACCACTTACTTACACAGATTTTGTGGTAGGCCTTGATGTTTCACGCCGTCGGAAGAAAAATCTTCAAGGAACTAATAGTGTTGCTGCCATGACTCGTATTTATTCCAATCAAGGTGAATTAGTTCACTACAGTATTAGAGATGCTACTATCGACGGTGAAATCATACCAAAAAGAATGTTGTATGATTTGTTTCCTCTTCACGAGTATCAAGGAAAGCGTGTAGTAATTCATCGAGATGGAAATTTCCCAGAAGAAGAAAGACAAGCACTAGAAGAAATCGCAGAAAAAATAGATGCCAAGTTTTATTTTGTTTCAATAATCAAAAGTGGCAATCCTAGAATATACGGTAGAACTAAAAATGAAGAAGGAATAGGAAGCTATCGCAAAGCCCCAAAAGGTTCAATTTTTTTGTTGTCTGAGACAGAAGCATTATTAATTAGCTCTGATTTTCCAGACCGTTTTCGAGCAACTCCACAACCTCTGCGAATCAAAACCTTTGGGAATTTTCCATTGCAGTCAGCAGTTCACTCCGTCTTATCTCTAACATACCTACACTATGGATCAGAAAGACCTCCACGGTTACCTGTTTCTACTTACTATGCTGATTCAATTTCAACAATGGTATCCAAAGGCATTAAACCAAAGGATGTAGATGGAAATATACCTTTCTGGTTATAGAACAAGAATATTATTTTTTGTTATTTTGCTCTTGAGATCTTTTACACTAAAAATAGCTTCTTAGTTTTTTCATTAAATTTTTGTTTATGGTCGCTACCGTTAGCCTGGACGCAATTCTCCACAAACACCGGATTCGTCCCACGATCCAAGCGCTCCAATCAGAAATTGTCCAGTGGCGTCGCCAGATCCACCAGAAACCGGAATTAGCGTTTCGGGAAAATCTGACCGCAGAATTTATTGCTCACAAGCTCACGGCATGGGGCATCCCCCACCAAACTGGCATTGCTGAAACTGGCATTGTCGCCCTCATCGAAGGTCATCAAAAGGGTAAAGTCCTGGGCATTCGCGCCGATATGGATGCCCTACCAATCCAAGAGGAAAATGAGGTGGATTACCGCTCCCAACATCCGGGAGTGATGCACGCCTGCGGTCACGATGGCCATGTGGCGATCGCCTTGGGGACAGCGAAATATCTCCAGGAAAACCGCGACAGTTTCCGGGGAGCCGTGAAAATTATTTTTCAACCTGCTGAGGAAAGTCCCGGCGGCGCAAAACCGATGATCCAGGCGGGTGTCCTCCATAACCCTGACGTAGATGCGATCATTGGCCTGCACCTGTGGAATAATCTCCCCCTCGGCACCGTGGGGGTACGGCCTGGGGCGTTAATGGCGGCGGTCGAAAGCTTTGATTTGCGTGTACAAGGCAAAGGAGGCCACGGCGCTCTACCCCACCAAACCGTCGATGCAATCGTGGTCGCGGCGCAAATTGTCGGCGCACTGCAAACCCTTGTATCCCGGATCGTGAATCCCCTCGATGCGGCGGTGGTTACGGTGGGCGAATTTAAAGCAGGTCACGCGATGAACGTGATCGCCGACTATGCGGACCTCAAAGGCACTATCCGCTACTTCAACCCCCAACTGGAAAAAACCATTGGCGATCGCCTTGAAACCATCGTTAACGGCATTTGCCAGAGCTATGGGGCCAGCTACAAATTGGATCATGTGCATCTTTATCCACCGACGATCAACGATCCCACCATGGCCGAGTTGGTGCGTTCCGTTGCCGAAGCTACCATTGAAACGCCCCTAGGGGTCATGCCCGAATGCCAAACCATGGGTAGCGAAGATATGTCCTTTTTCCTGCGGGAAGTGCCCGGTTGTTACTTTTTTCTCGGTTCGGCGAATCCGTATTTTGATCTGGCTTATCCCCACCACCATCCCCGCTTTAACTTTGATGAAACAGCCTTAGGGATGGGGGTCGAAATGTTTGTCCGTTGTGTCGAAAAATTTTTAGCTTAAGCCCATGCAACTCCACGCCAACCTACAAGAGCGAGTCGTCCTCGATACCAATGCCTTACCCTGGCAAGCTTCACCCATGGCTGGGGTCGAACGGCGCATGTTAGACCGGGATGGGGCCGAAGTTGCCCGCGCCACTTCCCTCGTGCGCTATGCCCCCGATAGTTATTTTTCGGAACATACCCACGGCGGCGGCGAAGAATTTTTTGTCCTCGAAGGTACTTTTGCCGATGAACATGGGGAATATCCCCCCGGTACCTATGTGCGTAATCCCGTCGGTTCTAGCCACCGTCCCCACAGCAAAACGGGCTGCACCATTTTTGTGAAACTCTGGCAAATGGATCCGGCGGATCAAACTTTTGTGCGGCTTAATACCAAGGAACAACCCTGGTTGCCAGGTTTGGTGAAAGGGTTATCGGTGCTGCCATTGCATAATTTCCAGGGAGAAAATGTTGCCTTGGTGCGGTGGGAACCGGGGACTTATTTCCAAACCCATCGCCACTGGGGCGGTGAAGAAATTTTTGTCCTCGAAGGTACTTTTGAAGATGACCAGGGCAGCTACCCGGCAGGCACTTGGTTGCGGAATCCCCCCGACAGTATTCATACTCCCTTTAGTCGAGAAGGTTGCCTGATCTATGTAAAAACGGGCCATTTGTAAGACGTTCATCAAATATCAGGGGCTTTTTGCATTCCTGTGGGATCTGGCTTTGAAAATCTGTGCTAAAACCCAACATAGGTGCAGACACAATCATTGAGTGGTACTAACCCGTAAAATCATAGGTAAATTTCCCCGGAGACGTATGACTTTTTTCTGGCAGAATGGTGACCTGGCTGCGAGTCAAGGGATCAGCTTTGAGCCGCCGATTTTTCTGGATGGTCAGACGCCCCTCACCCAGGCGATCGCCCTCATGATGGGTCAGGAAAAAGATTCTCCCCAAAGTTGTTTGATCATTACAGAGGGGGAACAGATGGTGGGGATTTTGACGGAGCGAGACTTAGTGCGATTGTCCCTCTCTCCGAAAGCACTCCACCAAACCTTGGTACGGGACATTATGACTAGCCCAGTGGTGACCGTCGAGGACAAAAATTCAATCGACGTTTTTTCGGCCTATAACTTGATGCGACGGCACCAGATCCGCCATTTGCCAGTCGTTGATGAACAGCAGCGGGTGATCGGGGTTACAACCCTGAGTCTATTGCGACAGGCGTTGCATTTGGGATATTTTCTCCGGTTTCGGGAAGTGCGAGAGGTGATGTCCGGTCAGGTGATTTCCGTTCCGC
Coding sequences within:
- a CDS encoding Piwi domain-containing protein is translated as MNLTLFNEILPINISQLPNQYFYKLCTAGDVDLDSLGRSIKYRIQKYFRGIWVWSTNDQLLISDKLIEYPELQKFTQYLWTDQSNLTFNQLEGIEIENIRCCTPQGIADFCSQGLIKKYDQQIKKILEQSKTARRDYHIKLIHKFGSWVVNNQPCISLSLKQEIDFNGTLQDYLTKFPNSNIIGLHVLDITKPFNTAQEVIKILGILGEGNRRQRLLTWVKEPTMKKLVEEAPDSELVVEIGNKKKSYHYIISALRIRVLNQDYLRLGISEKLQIVSEERLKYIEPLFRILQSEGFLDKVYTSQRNPELFRSCSEEWGYNPLLKFKNNATVAAESVQSTVQVVQKHGEFRKADKSEIRIAILNTLKSENSTKLIEIFRNNFKRSFNQNLEGIGNQLKYKLKLVGQPIALDLSKNSLSLLDSKIGELSKKKPDIVICVIPNFLSKGEDGRTLYDDLKQTFLKYNLQSQMLQEKTLTTSFATKNIVLGVLAKIGSVPYILQEPLTYTDFVVGLDVSRRRKKNLQGTNSVAAMTRIYSNQGELVHYSIRDATIDGEIIPKRMLYDLFPLHEYQGKRVVIHRDGNFPEEERQALEEIAEKIDAKFYFVSIIKSGNPRIYGRTKNEEGIGSYRKAPKGSIFLLSETEALLISSDFPDRFRATPQPLRIKTFGNFPLQSAVHSVLSLTYLHYGSERPPRLPVSTYYADSISTMVSKGIKPKDVDGNIPFWL
- a CDS encoding M20 family metallopeptidase; the protein is MVATVSLDAILHKHRIRPTIQALQSEIVQWRRQIHQKPELAFRENLTAEFIAHKLTAWGIPHQTGIAETGIVALIEGHQKGKVLGIRADMDALPIQEENEVDYRSQHPGVMHACGHDGHVAIALGTAKYLQENRDSFRGAVKIIFQPAEESPGGAKPMIQAGVLHNPDVDAIIGLHLWNNLPLGTVGVRPGALMAAVESFDLRVQGKGGHGALPHQTVDAIVVAAQIVGALQTLVSRIVNPLDAAVVTVGEFKAGHAMNVIADYADLKGTIRYFNPQLEKTIGDRLETIVNGICQSYGASYKLDHVHLYPPTINDPTMAELVRSVAEATIETPLGVMPECQTMGSEDMSFFLREVPGCYFFLGSANPYFDLAYPHHHPRFNFDETALGMGVEMFVRCVEKFLA
- a CDS encoding cupin domain-containing protein, whose amino-acid sequence is MQLHANLQERVVLDTNALPWQASPMAGVERRMLDRDGAEVARATSLVRYAPDSYFSEHTHGGGEEFFVLEGTFADEHGEYPPGTYVRNPVGSSHRPHSKTGCTIFVKLWQMDPADQTFVRLNTKEQPWLPGLVKGLSVLPLHNFQGENVALVRWEPGTYFQTHRHWGGEEIFVLEGTFEDDQGSYPAGTWLRNPPDSIHTPFSREGCLIYVKTGHL